A single Eremothecium sinecaudum strain ATCC 58844 chromosome VIII, complete sequence DNA region contains:
- the IES5 gene encoding Ies5p (Syntenic homolog of Ashbya gossypii ABR213W; Syntenic homolog of Saccharomyces cerevisiae YER092W (IES5)) has translation MSFEQEYNKLVSRRDELQKQEITLRREFTILLRKIASITAVLDTLEDEHNWETKNLLDRTITKVPELRAIAESLEALDELPPEQVEIPEKLMHSYELFKNTPLLYKDSPNLV, from the coding sequence ATGTCTTTTGAACAGGAATATAATAAGCTAGTCTCTAGAAGGGACGAACTTCAGAAGCAGGAAATAACGCTAAGGAGAGAATTTACTATTTTACTGCGGAAAATTGCAAGTATCACTGCTGTTTTAGATACTTTAGAAGACGAACACAACTGGGAAACGAAGAATTTATTAGATAGAACGATTACTAAGGTTCCTGAATTACGGGCTATTGCAGAGTCATTGGAAGCGCTGGATGAACTACCGCCGGAGCAGGTCGAAATTCCAGAAAAACTGATGCACTCATATGAGCTATTTAAAAATACGCCTTTGCTATATAAGGATAGTCCGAACCTTGTGTGA
- the MET6 gene encoding 5-methyltetrahydropteroyltriglutamate-homocysteine S-methyltransferase (Syntenic homolog of Ashbya gossypii ABR212C; Syntenic homolog of Saccharomyces cerevisiae YER091C (MET6)), with amino-acid sequence MTEKIVKSAVLGFPRIGGNRELKKHTEKFWSDRSDRWVGYEGDSGNKEENTAAPDLSGELEREKNLIQVGKEIREKNWKLQKEAEVDIIASNDFSFYDQVLDLSVLFNVIPDRYKKFGLTPLETMFAMGRGLQEGPVDVTALEMVKWFDSNYHYVRPTFSNSTEFKLNGQKPVDEYLEAKELGIETRPVLLGPISFLYLGKADRDSTGLNPLSLLPKLLPVYAEILNKLAAAGAKSVQVDEPILVLDLEDDVQNTFKVAYDQLAAETEVEIVLATYFGTVSPNLKAIKNLPVSGFHFDFVRNPEQFDDVISILNDKQSLSVGVVDGRNVWKNNFANSSELVNKAIEKLGADRVVVSTSSSLLHTPVDLDNEKKLDPEIKNWLSFAKQKVTEVVTLAKHASGEDVSVEFEANAKALASRSSSSITNNPEVQDRISGITESQSTRSAPFEVRSKEQQEIFKLPLFPSTTIGSFPQTKEIRINRNKLVKGAISEKEYEGFIQSEIEKVIRFQEEIGLDVLVHGEPERNDMVQYFGEKINGYVFTVNGWVQSYGSRYVRPPIIVGDLSRPAAMSVKESVYAQSITTKPVKGMLTGPVTCLRWSFPRVDIDQRAQALQLALVLRDEVNDLEAAGIKIIQVDEPAIREGLPLRSGKERSDYLQWAAQAFRLATSGVANQTQIHSHFCYSDLDPNHIKALDADVVSIEFSKKDDPGYIKEFQTYPNHIGLGLFDIHSPRVPSKEEFIEKIETIMKYYPAEKFWVNPDCGLKTRGWQETKESLTNMVAAAKVFRERYEK; translated from the coding sequence ATGACAGAAAAAATTGTGAAGTCTGCAGTTCTAGGTTTCCCAAGAATTGGTGGGAACAGAGAGTTAAAGAAGCACACCGAGAAGTTTTGGTCAGACCGTAGTGACAGGTGGGTTGGTTACGAAGGTGACTCTGGcaataaagaagaaaatacTGCTGCTCCTGATCTTAGCGGGGAATTGGAGAGAGAAAAAAACTTGATCCAAGTTGGTAAGGAAATTAGAGAGAAGAACTGGAAGTTGCAAAAAGAAGCTGAGGTTGACATTATTGCTTCCAATGATTTCTCCTTCTACGATCAAGTTTTGGACTTATCTGTATTGTTCAATGTCATTCCAGATAGGTACAAGAAATTTGGACTAACTCCATTGGAGACTATGTTTGCAATGGGTAGAGGTTTGCAAGAGGGCCCAGTTGACGTTACTGCTTTGGAGATGGTTAAATGGTTTGACAGTAACTACCATTACGTTAGACCTACATTTTCCAACAGTACAGAATTCAAGTTGAATGGTCAAAAGCCTGTCGATGAGTATTTGGAGGCTAAGGAATTGGGTATTGAGACAAGACCTGTTTTGTTAGGTCCTATTTCTTTCTTGTACTTGGGTAAGGCTGACAGAGACTCTACTGGATTGAATCCACTTTCACTGTTGCCAAAACTATTGCCAGTATATGCTGAAATTCTAAACAAATTAGCTGCTGCTGGTGCCAAGTCCGTTCAAGTGGACGAGCCAATTTTGGTTTTAGATTTGGAAGATGATGTCCAAAACACTTTCAAGGTTGCCTACGATCAACTAGCAGCAGAGACTGAGGTTGAAATCGTATTAGCAACTTACTTCGGTACTGTTTCTCCAAATTTGAAAGCAATTAAGAACCTGCCAGTTTCTGGCTTCCACTTTGACTTTGTCAGAAACCCAGAGCAATTTGATGACGTGATCTCCATCTTGAATGACAAGCAGAGCTTGTCTGTGGGTGTCGTCGACGGCAGAAACGTGTGGAAAAACAACTTTGCCAACTCTTCAGAGTTAGTTAACAAGGCAATTGAGAAGCTAGGGGCTGATCGCGTGGTCGTCTCTacctcttcttctttgtTGCATACTCCAGTTGATTTGGATAATGAGAAGAAGCTTGACCCTGAGATCAAAAACTGGTTGTCTTTTGCAAAGCAAAAGGTCACTGAAGTTGTCACATTGGCAAAGCACGCTTCCGGTGAGGATGTTAGTGTCGAGTTTGAGGCGAATGCTAAGGCTCTAGCTTCCAGGAGCTCTTCTTCAATCACTAACAACCCAGAAGTTCAGGATAGAATCTCTGGGATCACTGAGAGCCAGTCTACTAGAAGTGCTCCATTCGAAGTGAGATCAAAGGAGCAACAAGAAATCTTCAAGTTGCCACTTTTCCCTTCGACCACTATTGGATCCTTCCCACAAACCAAGGAAATTAGAATCAACAGAAACAAGTTGGTTAAGGGCGCTATTTCGGAAAAGGAGTACGAGGGATTCATCCAATCTGAGATCGAAAAGGTCATCAGATTCCAGGAAGAAATTGGTTTGGACGTGTTGGTACATGGTGAACCTGAGAGAAACGATATGGTCCAATACTTCGGTGAAAAGATCAATGGTTATGTATTCACAGTAAACGGTTGGGTGCAATCATACGGTTCCCGTTATGTTAGACCACCTATTATCGTCGGTGACCTTTCCAGACCAGCTGCAATGTCAGTGAAGGAGTCTGTTTACGCGCAATCCATCACTACCAAGCCTGTGAAGGGAATGTTGACAGGTCCTGTGACATGTTTGAGATGGTCTTTCCCAAGAGTTGACATTGACCAAAGAGCTCAGGCTTTGCAATTGGCCCTTGTTCTAAGAGATGAGGTCAACGATTTGGAAGCTGCTGGAATCAAGATTATCCAAGTCGATGAGCCCGCCATCAGAGAGGGATTGCCATTGAGAAGCGGCAAGGAGAGAAGTGACTATCTACAATGGGCTGCCCAAGCCTTCAGATTGGCTACCTCTGGTGTTGCAAACCAAACCCAAATACATTCTCATTTCTGTTACTCCGACCTTGACCCTAATCATATCAAGGCTTTGGATGCCGACGTTGTCTCAATTGAATTCTCAAAGAAAGATGATCCAGGTTACATCAAAGAATTCCAAACCTACCCTAACCACATTGGGTTAGGTTTGTTCGACATTCACTCCCCAAGAGTTCCTTCAAAAGAAGAATTCATAGAGAAGATCGAGACTATTATGAAGTATTACCCAGCAGAGAAGTTTTGGGTTAATCCAGACTGTGGTTTGAAAACTAGAGGCTGGCAAgaaaccaaagaatctCTAACAAACATGGTTGCCGCTGCCAAGGTCTTCCGTGAACGTTATGAAAAGTAA
- the SHP1 gene encoding protein phosphatase regulator SHP1 (Syntenic homolog of Ashbya gossypii ABR211C; Syntenic homolog of Saccharomyces cerevisiae YBL058W (SHP1)): MSDEELQQFMALTNCSAREATDYIQDSNGNLETALNAYFSKKHELSEPAIDNTPNSTGSNPPNLMGSQNRSSSSTSAPNAPSSSKSTRKEPTKFKSLTQMLKETQANEDDEDDEARHTFAGGETSGLEVTDPNDSNSLIKNLLEKARREGERGTGSEEERDPSGKQNFSGKGYRLGTSVDPSEPIVDAPAAPEKAKKVTREITFWKEGFQVGEDGPLYRYDDPSNSYYLNELNQGRAPLKLLNVEFGQEVDVNVFKKLDESFKPPKRKLGGFEGSGRRLGSPIPGENISTVAQEDKDKSASPKAETSSVSKDTQSQGDTSVQIRYADGRREILRCNKTDTVQFLYDHVKNNTPISRTFSLNQAMPIKLIDQYDSTIEEQNLCSSVVVQRWT; encoded by the coding sequence ATGTCCGACGAAGAGCTTCAGCAATTCATGGCGTTAACTAACTGTTCCGCGAGAGAGGCTACTGATTATATTCAAGACTCGAACGGTAATTTGGAAACTGCTTTAAATGCCTACTTTTCTAAAAAACATGAATTAAGTGAACCAGCCATTGATAATACACCAAATAGTACTGGTTCTAATCCACCGAATCTAATGGGCTCTCAAAATAGGTCTAGTTCGTCTACTTCAGCTCCAAATGCACCTTCCTCAAGCAAGTCGACAAGAAAAGAGCCTACCAAGTTTAAATCGCTTACTCAAATGTTAAAGGAAACGCAAGctaatgaagatgatgaagatgacgaggcTAGACATACATTTGCAGGAGGAGAAACTTCAGGATTGGAAGTTACTGATCCTAATGACTCGAACTCATTGATTAAAAATTTGTTAGAGAAGGCTCGTAGAGAAGGTGAAAGAGGAACAGGCAGCGAAGAAGAACGTGACCCCTCTGGAAAGCAAAACTTCAGTGGTAAGGGATATCGATTAGGTACATCAGTTGATCCCTCGGAGCCAATTGTAGATGCTCCTGCAGCACCTGAGAAGGCGAAGAAAGTTACAAGAGAAATCACATTTTGGAAAGAAGGTTTCCAGGTAGGAGAAGACGGACCATTATACCGTTACGACGATCCATCGAACAGTTACTATCTAAATGAATTAAATCAAGGTAGAGCCCCATTGAAACTGTTAAATGTTGAGTTTGGGCAAGAGGTCGATGTTAACGTATTTAAAAAATTGGATGAGTCCTTCAAACCACCTAAAAGGAAGCTTGGTGGGTTTGAAGGAAGTGGACGTAGGTTGGGTTCCCCTATTCCAGGCGAAAATATATCAACGGTGGCACAAGAAGACAAGGATAAAAGCGCGTCACCAAAGGCCGAAACTTCATCAGTGTCAAAGGATACTCAATCACAAGGCGATACTAGCGTTCAAATAAGATATGCTGACGGAAGAAGAGAAATACTACGTTGCAACAAGACAGATACCGTTCAATTCCTGTATGATCATGTAAAGAATAATACCCCCATTTCCAGGACCTTTTCTTTGAACCAAGCAATGCCGATTAAACTAATTGACCAGTACGATTCAACTATTGAAGAACAGAACCTATGTAGCTCAGTCGTTGTTCAAAGATGGACATGA
- the PTH2 gene encoding aminoacyl-tRNA hydrolase (Syntenic homolog of Ashbya gossypii ABR210W; Syntenic homolog of Saccharomyces cerevisiae YBL057C (PTH2)) gives MNINTSNLSFLFTLSALSLAAGYYIGQVCPTATFNNVSPTNAILSEERIKQIKAKALSSEKSSPVDEDYDSECDEDDVEIDSKWLNDIPGEVRMALVIRQDLPMTKGKIAAQCCHSALATYRLMAENPERSSYNPELLSRWLHGGQAKITLKCPDKTVMDELYAKAMAYNVNCYITHDAGRTQITSGTATVLGLGPAPKAVLDEITGSLKLY, from the coding sequence ATGAACATAAATACTTCTAATTTGTCGTTCTTATTCACTTTATCGGCTTTATCGTTAGCTGCAGGGTACTATATAGGTCAAGTTTGTCCTACAGCGACCTTTAACAATGTTTCACCAACAAATGCTATATTATCAGAAGAGCGTATAAAACAAATTAAAGCAAAAGCTTTATCTTCAGAAAAATCATCACCAGTTGATGAAGACTATGATTCAGAATGTGATGAGGATGACGTTGAAATTGACTCGAAATGGTTGAATGATATACCGGGTGAAGTTAGGATGGCCCTAGTAATTCGTCAGGATCTTCCTATGACTAAGGGCAAAATTGCAGCACAATGTTGCCACTCAGCATTGGCAACCTATAGATTAATGGCCGAAAACCCTGAACGCAGCTCATATAATCCTGAGTTGCTGTCAAGATGGCTGCATGGGGGCCAAGCTAAAATTACACTAAAATGTCCTGACAAAACAGTTATGGATGAGCTTTATGCTAAGGCTATGGCGTACAATGTCAATTGCTATATTACGCATGATGCAGGAAGAACACAAATCACATCAGGTACTGCTACTGTGTTAGGTTTGGGCCCAGCTCCAAAAGCTGTGTTAGACGAAATCACGGGATCTCTAAAGCTATATTGA
- the TRP2 gene encoding anthranilate synthase TRP2 (Syntenic homolog of Ashbya gossypii ABR209W; Syntenic homolog of Saccharomyces cerevisiae YER090W (TRP2)), translated as MTNLPIEPSLEALEKYKTENTDDVNFYPVYKFIPAGDIGAYEVYLKLAQLNKGDRQMSFLLESVRSIEKVDQFLFIGVGPREVIKIENDGGNPLQALEKALEGIKMAENVPGLPNFCGGAVGYISYDCVKYFEPRTARKQRDPLGLPEAIQMLFDTIVAYDHVYQRIQIITHIDLRKNKDLASGYQAAAKTLSRVADLIQNSHVDQPIQPPIQLGHVMESNIGEEGYKKHVATLKEHIQCGDIIQAVPSQRIARKTSLHPFNIYRELRTVNPSPYMFYLDFIDFQVIGASPELLCQVDKAQRVVCHPIAGTIKRGSSAKEDDMLSSVLSNSLKDRAEHIMLVDLARNDINRVCDPSTTKVDKLLAVQRFSHVQHLVSEVSGTLRPDKTRFDAFSSLFPAGTVSGAPKVKAMELIAELENEKRGVYAGAVGYWSYDGKSTDTCIALRTMVYKDGVVYIQAGGGIVFDSDEDDEYVETLNKMKANYNTIVQAEKTWAEKAGTL; from the coding sequence ATGACGAATCTACCAATTGAACCTAGTCTTGAAGCACTTGAGAAGTACAAAACTGAAAATACTGACGATGTTAACTTTTACCCGGTATATAAATTTATACCTGCAGGGGATATTGGTGCTTATGAAGTTTATTTGAAGCTTGCACAATTGAATAAGGGGGATCGCCAGATGTCTTTTTTGTTAGAATCGGTTCGGTCTATAGAAAAGGTTGATcaatttttgtttattgGGGTTGGACCTCGGGAGGTGATTAAGATAGAGAATGATGGTGGGAATCCATTACAGGCGCTTGAGAAAGCATTGGAAGGTATAAAGATGGCAGAGAATGTTCCAGGTTTACCAAATTTTTGTGGTGGAGCGGTTGGTTATATCTCTTATGACTGTGTAAAGTACTTTGAGCCCCGTACGGCGCGGAAGCAGAGGGATCCCTTGGGGTTACCGGAGGCGATTCAGATGTTGTTTGATACAATTGTTGCTTACGACCATGTTTACCAGAGGATACAGATTATTACTCATATTGACTTGAGAAAGAATAAAGATCTTGCTAGTGGTTATCAAGCCGCTGCCAAGACTTTGTCACGCGTTGCGGACTTGATACAAAACAGTCATGTGGATCAGCCGATTCAACCGCCGATCCAGCTGGGTCACGTGATGGAGTCCAACATCGGCGAAGAAGGCTACAAGAAGCATGTTGCTACACTAAAGGAACATATTCAGTGCGGAGATATTATCCAGGCTGTTCCATCCCAGCGTATTGCGCGGAAGACGTCTCTACATCCTTTCAATATATATAGAGAACTCCGTACGGTTAATCCTTCACCATATATGTTCTACCTTGATTTTATTGACTTCCAAGTGATCGGGGCGTCTCCAGAGCTGCTTTGTCAGGTCGACAAGGCTCAGCGTGTTGTTTGTCATCCAATTGCTGGTACCATTAAGCGTGGTTCATCCGCAAAAGAAGATGATATGTTGTCTTCCGTACTAAGCAACTCACTCAAGGACAGAGCTGAGCATATTATGTTGGTGGACCTTGCACGTAACGATATAAACCGTGTTTGTGATCCTAGTACCACGAAAGTCGACAAACTACTAGCTGTGCAACGATTTTCGCATGTGCAGCATTTGGTCTCTGAGGTCTCTGGAACTTTACGTCCAGATAAGACAAGATTTGATGCCTTCAGCTCCTTATTCCCAGCAGGAACCGTATCTGGAGCTCCAAAGGTGAAAGCAATGGAGCTTATTGCTGAGTTGGAAAACGAGAAGCGCGGTGTGTATGCGGGAGCTGTAGGATACTGGTCCTATGATGGTAAGTCCACGGACACATGCATTGCTCTACGTACCATGGTCTACAAGGATGGAGTGGTGTACATCCAGGCTGGTGGAGGAATAGTGTTTGATTCcgatgaagatgatgaatATGTTGAAACCCTTAACAAGATGAAGGCAAACTATAACACTATAGTCCAAGCTGAAAAGACATGGGCCGAAAAAGCCGGGACATTATAA
- a CDS encoding PP2C family serine/threonine-protein phosphatase (Syntenic homolog of Ashbya gossypii ACR239C; Syntenic homolog of Saccharomyces cerevisiae YBL056W (PTC3) and YER089C (PTC2)), producing MGQILSNPVIDKEQRHGSDELTAFGLCAMQGWRMSMEDAHIVDLNISFEGSDDRVAYYCVFDGHGGASVAQFCGEHFSRILQKQEEFKRDNGCFSRALIASFIAADEELLKDPVLANDHSGCTATTLLVSKKTGLLVCANSGDSRTVLSTSKWAKALSFDHKPTLRSEQSRIVAADGFVEMDRVNGNLALSRAIGDFEFKSNPNLTPHEQIVTCVPDVLEHRLNYENDEFAILACDGIWDCLSSQECVDLVHYGIQKDMSLQDIASRIIDVCCSPTTEGTGIGCDNMSIIIVALLKENETEDEWLARMKSKKYEGLISFEAQRRKIFSYHFDFVTEDDDNIFDISTKKFEDRARANGGTPSGNVSDSAEPETGDSDEGIAGTPTNDRQHLYSLEELINAGGIQITQGGNNTSYIHGSALSEVLASLVGATGGIIPRPSGERSEEGEKQDDKKLDEIQE from the coding sequence ATGGGGCAGATTTTATCAAATCCAGTTATTGATAAAGAGCAAAGGCATGGTAGTGATGAATTGACGGCATTTGGTTTATGTGCTATGCAAGGTTGGAGGATGTCAATGGAAGATGCTCATATTGTAGATTTAAATATTAGTTTTGAAGGATCTGATGATCGGGTTGCTTATTACTGTGTATTTGACGGACATGGAGGAGCATCAGTTGCTCAATTTTGTGGAGAGCATTTTTCTAGGATTTTGCAGAAACAGGAGGAGTTTAAGCGGGATAATGGATGTTTTTCCCGAGCTCTTATTGCTTCATTTATTGCTGCTGATGAGGAGTTATTGAAGGACCCTGTACTTGCAAATGATCATAGTGGATGTACAGCAACTACGCTGCTGGTTTCTAAAAAGACTGGGCTGTTAGTTTGCGCGAATTCGGGGGATTCAAGAACGGTTTTGTCCACCAGCAAGTGGGCGAAGGCATTGTCTTTTGATCATAAGCCTACCCTTAGATCGGAGCAGTCACGTATCGTGGCAGCGGATGGATTTGTTGAAATGGACCGTGTTAACGGCAATTTGGCGTTATCACGTGCGATAGGTGATTTTGAGTTTAAGTCCAATCCCAATCTTACTCCACATGAGCAAATAGTGACATGTGTTCCAGATGTTTTGGAACATCGCTTAAATTATGAAAACGACGAGTTTGCCATTTTGGCTTGCGACGGTATCTGGGACTGTTTATCGAGCCAAGAATGCGTGGACCTTGTTCATTACGGTATCCAGAAGGACATGAGTTTGCAAGATATTGCTTCACGTATAATTGATGTTTGTTGTTCTCCTACCACTGAAGGGACTGGAATTGGTTGTGACAACATGAGCATCATCATAGTTGCACTTTTGAAGGAAAACGAGACAGAGGACGAGTGGCTAGCGAGAATGAAGAGCAAAAAATACGAAGGATTGATTTCGTTTGAAGCACAGAGGAGGAAGATATTCTCGTATCACTTCGACTTCGTTACTGAAGATGACGATAACATCTTTGACATCTCTACAAAGAAATTCGAAGATCGGGCTAGGGCGAATGGTGGCACTCCTTCAGGAAATGTGTCCGATTCAGCTGAGCCAGAAACCGGCGATAGCGACGAAGGCATTGCGGGTACTCCCACCAATGATAGGCAACATTTGTACTCCTTGGAAGAGCTTATTAACGCCGGCGGCATTCAAATCACACAAGGCGGCAATAATACCTCCTATATCCACGGTTCTGCGCTATCAGAAGTACTAGCTTCGTTGGTAGGTGCGACGGGCGGTATTATCCCGCGGCCTAGCGGCGAACGGTCTGAAGAAGGTGAGAAACAAGATGACAAAAAGTTGGATGAGATCCAGGAATAA
- a CDS encoding 3'-5'-exodeoxyribonuclease (Syntenic homolog of Ashbya gossypii ACR238W; Syntenic homolog of Saccharomyces cerevisiae YBL055C) codes for MLMRRGMTAAMRYYDIGFNMCDPMYQGVYNGKKYHETDIDSVLKRCEETRVDCLLLTGSSIAESRETIKMAEALGKKHSKPRLFYTVGVHPCCVNEFVIQEGSTIHQPTNDEEWNSRLDVTDYGFTRGKLLELYELMSLRHSSDTAFRAIGEIGLDYDRFYYSGKRMQLKFFREQLKLSCLFPEMPLFLHMRSAFEDFIAIMREFVSGFTDNEDLFNWKELIAESDHCGTMLDASGSPVYRFDPRRKFVVHSFTGTPFEMHELLALSSNCYIGMNGTSFKDEHNIESARQVPLERLLLETDAPWCEIKRTHVSYPYLMRAENAVSDSTTPWLKEAYPDLEKWYDSVKRDKLVKKDQAVWPGTMVKSRNEPCTMGQVATVVANVKGLPLKDVVSQVWETSCAVYGD; via the coding sequence ATGCTTATGAGGCGAGGAATGACGGCAGCCATGAGATACTATGACATTGGATTTAATATGTGCGACCCAATGTACCAGGGCGTGTACAATGGTAAGAAATACCACGAGACCGACATTGACAGTGTGCTAAAGCGGTGTGAGGAGACTCGGGTAGATTGCTTATTGTTGACAGGGTCTTCTATAGCGGAGTCGCGGGAGACCATTAAAATGGCTGAGGCATTGGGTAAGAAGCATTCGAAGCCACGTCTATTCTACACAGTAGGTGTTCATCCGTGCTGTGTTAACGAATTTGTAATTCAAGAAGGGTCTACTATTCATCAGCCTACGAATGATGAAGAATGGAATAGCCGATTAGATGTTACAGACTATGGTTTTACTCGTGGTAAGCTGCTTGAGTTGTACGAATTGATGTCATTGCGTCATTCTAGTGACACTGCGTTTAGAGCTATAGGTGAAATTGGGCTTGACTATGACAGGTTCTACTATAGCGGCAAGAGAATGCAGCTTAAGTTCTTCCGCGAGCAGTTGAAACTGAGCTGCTTGTTTCCCGAGATGCCTTTGTTTTTACATATGCGTAGTGCATTTGAGGATTTTATTGCGATTATGCGAGAGTTCGTCTCGGGTTTCACTGACAACGAGGACCTGTTTAATTGGAAAGAGCTAATTGCGGAGTCTGATCATTGTGGTACAATGCTGGATGCTTCGGGAAGCCCAGTGTATAGATTTGATCCTCGCAGGAAGTTTGTGGTACATTCTTTTACGGGGACTCCATTTGAAATGCATGAATTGCTTGCTCTGTCATCCAATTGTTACATTGGTATGAATGGCACTTCTTTCAAGGATGAGCATAATATTGAGAGTGCCAGACAGGTGCCCCTGGAACGACTCCTATTGGAGACCGATGCTCCGTGGTGCGAAATCAAGCGCACCCACGTTTCGTATCCTTACCTAATGCGTGCCGAGAATGCTGTCAGCGATTCAACAACTCCCTGGCTTAAAGAAGCATATCCCGACCTCGAAAAATGGTATGACAGCGTTAAAAGGGATAAGCTGGTGAAGAAAGACCAAGCTGTGTGGCCTGGCACGATGGTAAAGTCGCGCAATGAGCCATGTACAATGGGTCAGGTTGCTACTGTGGTCGCAAATGTAAAAGGCTTGCCACTAAAAGATGTGGTGTCCCAAGTATGGGAGACTTCGTGTGCAGTTTATGGTGATTAA